The following coding sequences are from one Lolium rigidum isolate FL_2022 chromosome 6, APGP_CSIRO_Lrig_0.1, whole genome shotgun sequence window:
- the LOC124664542 gene encoding CDT1-like protein a, chloroplastic, translating to MDAATPSKRARTTAASASIVSTPQKPKIGAAALFADQVATPEKPAKKAPAAAEEDEDDDDELSIGASARRSPVKRRPEVKLPESYEMLCEFFNCFESSTRLLRMKGSKATFPNICAIIQKLTDRRFTYGNLAQLKYIMPEAFAINKVLLRDESTCCMKPDLQVNLLVSAAKGSVMQKGETRYSALRRIFRQRVLDFFKNHPQGDDIPEHELPHPFTETKPSVAQISPRAVPIALSTGPSPSMAEQQPVGMSHMPHSFKRIFSQRSSTCPATASATSSLANVESTASSLLSRKSVPGSVSGGIDLESHVALRFGASEGTPAKFASTPVRLLADTPGLHTPKMRTSATMCDSPPLTVAKRSARAKLFMTPTKDASSMQEENQSTSTSVVDGDDELLSFLPKSLLQSVKQKEKRVLEDKVTGFADQVQRQKLISSLPSTFDTIFLIYQSRQQSVLTKQELLDKIIESNPKILDKGEIEEQLRLLQEFIPEWISEKTALSGGILCCVDTSLSQSEIRQRLNSVE from the exons ATGGACGCCGCCACCCCATCCAAGCGGGCCAGGACCACCGCGGCGTCGGCTTCCATCGTCAGCACGCCGCAGAAGCCCAAGATCGGGGCGGCCGCCTTGTTCGCCGACCAGGTCGCGACGCCGGAGAAGCCGGCCAAGAAGGCCCCGGCGGCGGC ggaggaggatgaggatgatgatgatgagctcAGCATCGGCGCCAGCGCCAGACGCAGTCCCGTCAAGCGCAGACCCGAGGTCAAGCTGCCCGAAAG CTACGAGATGCTCTGCGAGTTCTTCAACTGCTTCGAGAGCTCCACACGGCTCCTCCGCATGAAGGGATCCAAGGCGACGTTCCCCAACATCTGTGCTATCATTCAGAAATTGACTGACCG GAGGTTTACCTACGGAAATTTGGCACAGCTCAAGTACATAATGCCCGAGGCGTTTGCGATCAACAAGGTCCTTTTGCGTGACGAGAGTACCTGTTGTATGAAGCCTGATCTTCAGGTCAACCTGTTGGTTAGTGCGGCTAAGGGCAGTGTGATGCAGAAGGGGGAAACCCGCTACTCGGCCTTGAGAAGGATCTTCAGGCAGAGGGTtttggatttcttcaagaaccaTCCTCAG GGAGATGACATTCCGGAGCATGAGCTGCCGCATCCCTTTACTGAAACAAAACCAAGCGTGGCTCAGATCTCTCCGAGAGCTGTTCCTATAGCTTTATCTACAGGGCCATCTCCATCTATGGCTGAACAGCAGCCTGTTGGGATGTCGCACATGCCGCATTCCTTCAAGAGAATTTTCTCGCAGAGATCTTCAACCTGCCCTGCAACTGCCAGCGCAACCAGTTCACTGGCAAATGTTGAGTCTACCGCTTCATCTCTATTGAGTAGGAAGTCGGTGCCAGGTTCTGTCTCTGGTGGCATAGATCTCGAGTCCCATGTTGCACTCAGGTTTGGTGCTTCAGAAGGAACTCCTGCCAAGTTCGCCTCTACTCCAGTGAGATTGCTGGCAGATACACCAggccttcacaccccaaaaatgcgAACCTCTGCTACAATGTGCGACAGTCCACCTCTGACAGTGGCCAAGCGATCAGCCAGGGCCAAATTGTTCATGACACCTACAAAGGATGCAAGCAGTATGCAAGAAGAGAACCAAAGCACTAGCACGTCTGTTGTTGATGGCGATGATGAGTTGCTCAGTTTTCTTCCTAAGTCCCTCTTGCAATCG GTAAAGCAGAAGGAAAAGAGGGTTTTAGAGGACAAGGTAACAGGCTTCGCCGATCAAGTTCAAAGGCAGAAGCTTATATCATCCCTGCCAAGTACCTTTGACACTATCTTCCTGATTTATCAGTCGAGGCAGCAGTCTGTATTGACAAAGCAGGAACTTCTTGACAAGATAATTGAAAGTAACCCAAAGATTTTGGACAAGG GTGAGATTGAGGAGCAACTGAGATTACTGCAAGAGTTTATTCCAGAGTGGATCTCTGAGAAGACTGCGCTAAGTGGAGGTATCCTCTGCTG CGTCGATACATCACTAAGCCAGTCAGAGATTCGACAAAGGTTGAACAGCGTCGAGTAG
- the LOC124664543 gene encoding probable glutathione S-transferase BZ2, translated as MRRLLRSVVMRERRSISLSHSSCNMVAGFSFGANVHVFVGAFVGGSAAFTLARVLPAVNQTPSLSLNSSDDPRSSQASEAEAAAHSIDRSSMAPAAAAGGNEEAAAVRVLGGRMSPFTMRARMALELRGVAYSLVEERFEPRKSDRLLAANPVYGKIPVLLLPDGRAICESAVIAHYVHEADHWPAATPSTLFPSDPYERAMHRFWTAYVDGTFWPALDAASLAPTPEARAKAAAEARAALLLLEEAFAARSGGGTFFSGGEAPGLLDIALGCFLPALRACERLSGAAMLDEATTPLLSKWSRSFVGVDAAKAVLPETDEVVGFTKFLQAKFGVALPN; from the exons ATGCGACGCCTCCTGCGGTCGGTCGTGATGAGGGAGCGGCGTTCCATCTCCTTGTCCCACTCCTCCTGCAacatggtcgccggcttctccttcggcgcgaaTGTGCACGTCTTCGTCGGCGCCTTCGTCGGCGGCTCCGCTGCCTTCACC CTCGCGCGCGTGCTCCCAGCAGTCAACCAGACTCCCTCGCTCAGCTTAAATAGCAGCGACGACCCCCGATCaagccaagcatccgaagcagaAGCAGCAGCACACAGCATAGATCGATCATCAATGgcaccggcggcagcggcgggcggcaacgaggaagcggcggcggtgcGCGTGCTGGGCGGGCGGATGAGCCCGTTCACGATGCGGGCGCGCATGGCGCTGGAGCTGCGCggcgtggcctactccctcgtcgAGGAGCGCTTCGAGCCGCGCAAGAGCGACCGCCTCCTCGCCGCCAACCCCGTCTACGGCAAGATCCCCGTGCTCCTCCTCCCCGACGGCCGCGCCATCTGCGAGTCCGCCGTCATCGCGCACTACGTCCACGAGGCCGACCACTGGCCCGCCGCCACCCCCTCCACCCTTTTCCCTTCGGACCCCTACGAGCGCGCCATGCACCGCTTCTGGACCGCCTACGTGGACGGCACCTTCTGGCCGGCGCTCGACGCCGCCTCCCTCGCGCCCACGCCGGAGGCCAGGGCCAAGGCGGCTGCCGAGGCCCGCGCCGCGCTGCTGCTCCTCGAGGAGGCCTTCGCggcgcgcagcggcggcgggacaTTCTTCTCCGGCGGCGAGGCGCCGGGGCTCCTCGACATCGCGCTCGGCTGCTTCCTGCCCGCGCTCAGGGCTTGCGAGCGGCTCAGCGGCGCCGCCATGCTGGACGAGGCCACCACGCCGCTCCTCAGCAAGTGGAGCCGCAGCTTCGTGGGTGTCGACGCGGCCAAGGCCGTCCTGCCGGAGACGGACGAGGTTGTCGGGTTCACCAAGTTCCTGCAGGCCAAGTTCGGCGTTGCGCTCCCAAATTAA
- the LOC124661046 gene encoding WAT1-related protein At3g18200-like — protein sequence MGRDHVHGEKVKLFMGVLALQFLLAGFHIVSRAALNMGISKLVFIVYRNIISLALLAPFAYFLEKKDRPPLTFSLLAEFFVLALIGITANQGFYLLGLYHLSPTYASAIQNMVPAITFVLAAVLRLEQVDLGRRHGVAKVVGTVVSVGGATVITLYKGLPLFAAHNLHVQAFLTWTSESPIFNWTLGCVFILGHCLSWSGWMVLQVPVLKRYPARLSVISLTCVFGLLQFLVIAAFTEEDLSRWKVRSGGELFTILYAGLVASGVAFALQIWCIDRGGPLFTAVFQPVQTVAVAIMAAIILGDQLYTGGIIGAVLIVIGLYCVLWGKSEEKKTREQDPEMTRHLLGQDGQAKDQEVNTDLLA from the exons aTGGGGAGGGATCATGTTCATGGGGAGAAGGTGAAGCTGTTCATGGGGGTGCTGGCTCTGCAGTTCCTGCTCGCCGGCTTCCACATCGTCAGCAGGGCGGCGCTCAACATGGGCATCAGCAAGCTCGTCTTCATCGTCTACCGGAACATCATTTCCCTCGCCTTGCTCGCCCCCTTCGCCTACTTTCTCGAGAA GAAAGACAGGCCGCCGCTCACCTTCTCGTTGCTGGCAGAGTTCTTTGTTCTAGCACTCATTGGGATCACCGCGAACCAGGGTTTCTACCTGCTGGGCCTGTACCACCTGTCCCCGACGTATGCCTCGGCGATCCAGAACATGGTGCCCGCGATCACCTTCGTGctggccgccgtgctccggctggAGCAGGTAGACCTGGGCAGGCGGCACGGGGTGGCTAAGGTTGTTGGCACGGTGGTGAGCGTGGGCGGCGCCACCGTGATCACGCTCTACAAGGGCCTGCCGCTGTTCGCCGCCCACAACCTGCACGTGCAGGCCTTCCTTACCTGGACCTCCGAGAGCCCCATCTTCAACTGGACCCTGGGGTGCGTCTTCATCCTCGGCCACTGCCTCTCCTGGTCCGGCTGGATGGTCCTCCAGGTGCCGGTCCTGAAGCGGTATCCGGCGAGGCTCTCCGTGATCTCGCTCACCTGCGTCTTCGGCCTGCTCCAGTTCCTGGTCATCGCCGCGTTCACGGAGGAGGATTTGAGCAGGTGGAAGGTGCGCTCCGGCGGGGAGCTCTTCACCATCCTCTACGCT GGGCTGGTGGCGTCGGGGGTGGCGTTTGCTCTGCAGATATGGTGCATCGACAGGGGAGGCCCTCTCTTCACCGCCGTCTTCCAGCCCGTGCAGACCGTTGCCGTAGCCATCATGGCGGCCATCATCCTCGGAGACCAGCTCTACACCGGAGG GATCATTGGCGCCGTTCTGATCGTCATTGGCCTGTATTGCGTGCTATGGGGCAAGAGCGaggagaagaagaccagggaACAAGATCCAGAGATGACAAGGCATCTGCTCGGGCAAGACGGTCAAGCTAAGGATCAAGAGGTTAACACTGACCTGCTGGCATGA